One part of the Thiothrix nivea DSM 5205 genome encodes these proteins:
- the eno gene encoding phosphopyruvate hydratase — protein sequence MSEIKAVRAREIVDSRGNPTVEADVILSSGAMGRAAVPSGASTGSREAIELRDGGARYLGKGVLTAVANVNGEIAKAVTGMDVTDQTGIDRAMIELDGTENKGRLGANALLAVSMAAAHAAASEQGLPLYQYLGQADSYKLPVPMMNIINGGAHADNSVDMQEFMILPVGATSMADAVRYGAEVFHNLKSVLKKRGLNTAVGDEGGFAPDLSSNEQAIEVILEAIDKAGFKAGQDMFLGLDCASSEFYKGGKYVLGSEGKSFDSEQFADYLANWVNQYPIITIEDGMDESDWAGWATLTQKLGSKVQLVGDDLFVTNTKILKRGIDENIANSILIKVNQIGTLTETLEAISMAHKAGYTAVVSHRSGETEDTTIADIAVATSAGQIKTGSLSRSDRIAKYNQLLRIAEMLGDKGVYAGKSAFKHLG from the coding sequence ATGTCTGAAATCAAAGCAGTAAGGGCGCGCGAAATCGTTGATTCACGCGGCAACCCGACCGTGGAAGCGGATGTCATCCTCAGCAGTGGCGCAATGGGGCGCGCAGCCGTGCCTTCCGGTGCATCTACCGGCTCGCGCGAAGCCATCGAATTGCGCGATGGCGGTGCGCGCTACCTGGGTAAAGGCGTGCTGACGGCGGTTGCCAATGTCAACGGTGAAATCGCCAAAGCCGTCACGGGTATGGATGTGACCGACCAGACCGGCATCGACCGCGCCATGATCGAGTTGGATGGCACTGAAAATAAAGGTCGTCTGGGTGCCAACGCATTGCTGGCGGTTTCCATGGCGGCAGCCCACGCTGCGGCCAGTGAGCAAGGTCTGCCACTGTACCAATATCTGGGGCAGGCGGATTCCTATAAGCTGCCAGTGCCGATGATGAATATCATCAACGGTGGCGCGCACGCTGACAACAGCGTGGACATGCAGGAGTTCATGATCCTGCCAGTCGGTGCAACCAGCATGGCGGACGCAGTACGTTACGGTGCGGAAGTGTTCCACAACCTGAAATCTGTCCTGAAAAAACGTGGCCTGAACACGGCAGTGGGTGACGAAGGTGGTTTTGCTCCAGATCTGTCTTCCAACGAACAGGCGATCGAAGTCATTCTGGAAGCGATCGACAAGGCGGGTTTCAAGGCTGGTCAGGATATGTTCCTCGGTCTGGATTGCGCCAGTTCCGAATTCTACAAGGGTGGCAAGTATGTTCTGGGTTCCGAAGGCAAGAGCTTTGATTCAGAACAGTTTGCTGATTACCTCGCCAACTGGGTAAACCAGTACCCAATCATCACCATTGAAGATGGTATGGATGAATCCGACTGGGCTGGCTGGGCAACGTTGACCCAAAAGCTGGGCAGCAAGGTGCAACTGGTGGGTGATGATTTGTTCGTGACCAATACCAAAATCCTCAAGCGCGGTATTGATGAGAACATTGCCAACTCCATCCTGATCAAGGTTAACCAGATCGGCACCCTGACCGAGACGCTGGAAGCCATCAGCATGGCGCACAAGGCTGGTTACACGGCAGTGGTTTCCCACCGTTCCGGTGAGACGGAAGACACCACGATTGCGGATATTGCAGTGGCTACCAGCGCAGGCCAGATCAAGACCGGCTCACTGTCCCGTTCCGACCGTATCGCCAAGTACAACCAGCTGCTGCGTATTGCGGAAATGCTGGGTGACAAGGGTGTTTACGCAGGGAAATCAGCGTTCAAACATCTCGGTTGA
- a CDS encoding FtsB family cell division protein: MSMTRILFLVLGVLALGLFVRLWVGSGSYSDIQNLELKIDEQNAANDEQAERKRKLQNDVAALGKDDEAVEGHARSELGMIRKGETFYQVILKSDSAPSPELMPPSKEAPHVE, from the coding sequence ATGAGCATGACACGTATTTTATTTCTGGTTCTGGGTGTTCTGGCGCTGGGCTTGTTTGTGCGCCTGTGGGTTGGGTCGGGTAGCTATTCCGACATCCAGAACCTGGAACTGAAGATTGACGAGCAGAATGCCGCCAATGACGAGCAGGCAGAGCGCAAACGCAAGTTGCAAAACGATGTGGCAGCCTTGGGTAAAGATGACGAAGCAGTCGAGGGACATGCGCGTAGCGAGCTGGGCATGATCCGCAAAGGTGAGACCTTTTATCAGGTGATCCTGAAATCTGATTCAGCCCCATCCCCCGAATTGATGCCCCCCAGCAAAGAAGCCCCGCATGTCGAATAA
- the ispD gene encoding 2-C-methyl-D-erythritol 4-phosphate cytidylyltransferase, with protein MSNKVWVVIPAAGVGSRMQSDRPKQYLPLGGKTVLEHTLACFTGHPAVAGIVVVVSTSDPYWPELPVAGVSAHLAMGGKERADSVLNGLDYLRNKLRVAAETNVLVHDAARPCLSRHDLNKLLAAGAEEGAGAILAVPVRDTMKRAGMASPPQISHTENRDGLWHALTPQMARLGVLRKALADALQQGVTVTDEASALEYAGLNPLLVEGDARNIKITRPADLALAEFFLAAQS; from the coding sequence ATGTCGAATAAGGTCTGGGTCGTTATCCCGGCTGCGGGCGTTGGTTCGCGGATGCAGTCTGACCGCCCCAAGCAATATCTGCCGCTGGGGGGCAAAACCGTGCTTGAGCATACGCTGGCCTGTTTTACCGGGCATCCGGCTGTGGCTGGAATTGTCGTGGTGGTCAGCACAAGCGACCCTTACTGGCCGGAATTACCCGTTGCAGGCGTGTCTGCACACTTGGCCATGGGCGGTAAGGAACGGGCGGATTCGGTTTTGAACGGGCTGGATTATTTGCGCAATAAATTACGGGTGGCGGCAGAGACTAATGTGCTGGTGCACGATGCCGCCCGGCCTTGCCTGAGCCGCCACGATCTCAACAAGTTGCTGGCTGCTGGGGCGGAAGAGGGCGCTGGTGCAATCCTGGCTGTTCCGGTACGGGATACCATGAAACGGGCGGGCATGGCTTCACCGCCACAAATTTCCCATACCGAAAACCGCGATGGCCTGTGGCACGCGCTGACGCCGCAAATGGCGCGGCTGGGTGTATTGCGCAAGGCGTTGGCAGATGCCCTGCAACAAGGGGTAACGGTTACGGATGAAGCCTCGGCGCTGGAATACGCTGGATTGAATCCGTTACTGGTGGAGGGTGATGCCCGCAATATCAAGATTACCCGGCCAGCCGATTTGGCGTTGGCGGAATTTTTTCTGGCTGCCCAGTCATAA
- the glcF gene encoding glycolate oxidase subunit GlcF: MQTRILSALRQTIEGRTAEEILRRCVHCGFCNATCPTYQLLGDENDGPRGRIYLIKQLMEGHLENEPDSGRKTLQHLDRCLLCRNCETTCPSGVEYSKLLDIGRHLAEEHAGRDRADQAMRKRLRKYLPKPGLFSLGLKLGRTFKPLLPDKLAGKITDPRPAGEWPKSRHGRRILVLDGCVQPALSPDINAAAARVLDKLGISLITAPKAGCCGAVSQHLGAPEEALDYMKRNIDAWWPYVSNGVEAILTTASGCGVMVKEYKYHLRGDPEYGIKAERISNLCKDIAEVIAQEKYQQLAPAHAKRIAWHPPCTLQHGQKIRGVVESILTDCGYVLIPVADEHLCCGSAGTYSILQPELSQQLRSNKLANLTRHQPEMIVTANIGCQTHLQETSELPVIHWIHLIDK; the protein is encoded by the coding sequence ATGCAAACCCGGATACTCAGCGCACTACGGCAAACCATAGAAGGCAGAACGGCAGAAGAAATTCTGCGCCGCTGCGTCCATTGCGGCTTCTGCAACGCTACCTGCCCTACCTACCAGTTGCTGGGCGACGAAAATGACGGCCCGCGTGGGCGCATTTACCTGATCAAGCAACTGATGGAAGGCCACCTGGAAAACGAGCCAGACAGTGGCCGCAAGACCCTGCAACACCTCGACCGTTGCCTGTTATGCCGCAATTGCGAAACCACCTGCCCCTCCGGCGTAGAATACAGCAAGCTGCTCGACATTGGCCGCCATCTGGCCGAGGAACACGCTGGCCGCGACCGTGCTGACCAGGCCATGCGCAAGCGTTTGCGCAAATACCTGCCAAAACCCGGTTTGTTCAGCCTCGGCCTGAAGCTAGGGCGTACCTTCAAACCCCTGTTGCCAGACAAACTGGCGGGCAAGATTACCGACCCACGGCCAGCGGGCGAATGGCCCAAAAGCCGCCATGGTCGCCGAATCTTGGTGCTGGATGGTTGTGTACAACCTGCCCTTTCTCCAGACATCAATGCCGCCGCCGCGCGGGTGCTGGACAAACTCGGCATCAGCCTGATTACCGCCCCCAAAGCCGGTTGCTGCGGCGCGGTCAGTCAGCACCTGGGTGCACCCGAAGAAGCGCTGGATTACATGAAGCGTAATATCGACGCCTGGTGGCCCTATGTTTCCAACGGCGTGGAAGCCATCCTTACCACCGCCAGCGGCTGTGGCGTGATGGTCAAGGAATACAAATACCACTTGCGCGGCGACCCGGAATACGGTATCAAGGCCGAACGCATTTCCAACCTGTGCAAGGATATTGCCGAAGTCATCGCCCAGGAAAAATACCAGCAGCTCGCCCCCGCCCACGCCAAGCGCATTGCCTGGCATCCGCCCTGTACGCTCCAGCACGGGCAGAAAATCCGTGGCGTGGTAGAAAGCATCCTCACCGATTGCGGCTACGTACTGATTCCTGTGGCGGACGAACACCTGTGTTGCGGCTCAGCGGGAACCTATTCTATCCTGCAACCAGAACTTTCCCAGCAACTGCGCAGCAATAAACTGGCGAACCTGACCCGGCATCAACCGGAAATGATCGTGACCGCCAACATCGGTTGCCAGACGCATTTGCAGGAAACCAGCGAACTACCAGTTATTCATTGGATTCATTTGATCGATAAATAA
- the glcD gene encoding glycolate oxidase subunit GlcD, translating into MKTAPDQNNQLLQYLGDILPPDAILTAKEDLRPYECDGLTAYRHIPLAVVLPTTIEQVQLIMKTCSRLKVPVVARGAGTGLSGGALPHEEGIILSLARFNQILDIDTRNLTARVQPGVRNLAISQAVDHLGLFYAPDPSSQIACSIGGNVAENSGGVHCLKYGLTVHNVLEIQLVTIDGELMTIGNDRLDTPGYDLLALMTGSEGMLGVVVEVLVKLTVKPDVVQVLMAAFDEVNDAGDAVAAIISKGIIPAGLEMMDNPAIRAAEDFIHAGYPLEAGAILLCELDGSEDEVNEQAAKVTAILKKYRAGSIHVAKTASERARLWAGRKSAFPAVGRISPDYYCMDGTIPRKHLAHVLQKINDFSQQYDLGVANVFHAGDGNLHPLILYDANRPGELEKAERFGADILELCVKVGGSITGEHGVGHEKLDSMCVQFGEAELEVFHAVKRAFDPDELLNPGKAVPTLHRCAELGAMHVHHGQLSHPELPRF; encoded by the coding sequence GTGAAAACTGCCCCAGATCAGAACAACCAGTTACTGCAATACCTTGGCGACATTTTGCCCCCTGACGCTATCCTGACCGCCAAGGAAGACCTGCGCCCATATGAATGCGATGGCCTGACCGCCTACCGGCATATTCCTCTGGCCGTTGTGCTGCCGACCACGATTGAGCAAGTGCAGCTGATCATGAAAACCTGTTCGCGCCTGAAAGTTCCGGTCGTCGCCAGAGGCGCGGGGACTGGCCTTTCCGGTGGCGCACTGCCGCACGAAGAGGGCATTATCCTCAGTCTTGCCCGCTTCAACCAGATTCTGGACATTGATACCCGCAATTTGACTGCCCGCGTCCAGCCCGGCGTGCGCAACCTCGCCATCAGCCAGGCGGTCGACCATCTTGGCCTGTTCTACGCGCCCGACCCGTCTTCCCAGATTGCCTGCTCAATCGGCGGCAACGTGGCGGAAAACTCCGGCGGCGTCCATTGCCTGAAATACGGCCTGACCGTGCATAACGTGCTGGAAATCCAGTTGGTGACTATCGATGGCGAGTTGATGACTATCGGTAACGACCGCCTCGATACCCCCGGCTACGACCTGTTGGCACTCATGACGGGTTCCGAAGGCATGTTGGGCGTAGTGGTCGAAGTATTGGTGAAACTGACCGTCAAACCAGACGTGGTGCAAGTGCTGATGGCGGCTTTCGATGAAGTAAACGACGCAGGCGACGCTGTGGCCGCTATCATCAGCAAGGGCATCATCCCCGCAGGACTGGAAATGATGGATAATCCCGCCATCCGTGCCGCCGAGGACTTCATCCACGCAGGCTACCCATTGGAAGCTGGCGCTATCCTGTTGTGTGAACTGGATGGCAGCGAAGATGAAGTCAACGAACAGGCTGCCAAAGTCACCGCCATCCTGAAAAAGTACCGTGCAGGCAGCATCCATGTCGCCAAGACCGCCAGCGAGCGCGCCCGCCTGTGGGCAGGCCGCAAATCCGCCTTCCCGGCAGTCGGGCGCATTTCCCCGGATTACTACTGCATGGACGGCACCATCCCACGCAAGCATTTGGCGCATGTACTGCAAAAAATCAACGATTTTTCCCAGCAATACGATCTTGGCGTCGCCAACGTATTCCACGCCGGCGACGGCAACCTGCACCCCCTGATCCTTTACGATGCCAATCGCCCTGGCGAGTTAGAAAAAGCCGAACGTTTTGGCGCTGATATTCTGGAATTATGTGTTAAAGTAGGTGGTTCCATCACGGGTGAACACGGCGTTGGGCATGAAAAGCTGGATTCCATGTGCGTGCAGTTTGGCGAAGCTGAGTTGGAAGTCTTCCACGCTGTTAAACGCGCGTTCGACCCTGATGAATTGCTGAACCCCGGCAAAGCTGTCCCCACCTTACACCGCTGTGCAGAGCTTGGTGCTATGCATGTGCACCACGGGCAGCTTTCCCATCCAGAACTTCCAAGATTTTGA
- the crcB gene encoding fluoride efflux transporter CrcB, whose translation MYQIGGILIGGAVGALLRFLVANGVYQWLGRAFPYGTLAVNVIGSFLIGWLTLYFMEREMLASALSRGLIVGALGAFTTFSTFSLDTFDLIQQGRLWGAGLNIGLNVGLCLLAVWLGVLVGRWVSSALAML comes from the coding sequence ATGTATCAGATAGGCGGAATTTTGATCGGCGGGGCAGTGGGGGCGCTGTTACGTTTTCTGGTGGCGAACGGTGTGTACCAGTGGTTAGGGCGTGCATTCCCTTACGGGACGCTGGCGGTGAATGTGATTGGCTCGTTTTTGATTGGTTGGCTGACCCTTTATTTCATGGAGCGTGAAATGCTGGCCAGCGCGTTGAGTCGGGGGTTGATTGTGGGTGCGTTGGGGGCGTTCACTACTTTTTCCACGTTTTCACTGGATACGTTTGACCTGATCCAGCAGGGCAGGCTGTGGGGGGCAGGTTTGAATATCGGGTTGAATGTGGGCTTATGTTTGCTGGCGGTGTGGTTGGGGGTTCTGGTCGGCCGATGGGTGAGTAGTGCTTTGGCTATGCTATGA
- a CDS encoding 3'-5' exonuclease, producing MNTLVFDIETIPDIEGGRKLYNLGDLDADGIAKAMFHLRFQKTGSEFLAHHLHRIAAISVTFRGRGDEFKVWTLGDENADEKEIIQRFFDGIDRYAPTIVSWNGGGFDLPVIHYRAMLHKISAPRYWDMGEDDQSFKWNNYISRYHTRHTDLMDLLAMYTGRANAPLDELATLFGFPGKMGMDGSKVWDAYQEGRIADIRNYCETDVLNTWLVYLRFQLMRGHITHEKYDLECALVRKHLQHSGKEHLQAFESAWEAGA from the coding sequence ATGAATACCCTGGTCTTTGACATTGAAACTATCCCCGACATAGAAGGCGGGCGCAAGCTCTACAACCTCGGCGACCTCGACGCAGATGGTATCGCCAAAGCTATGTTCCACCTGCGGTTCCAGAAAACCGGCTCGGAATTTCTCGCCCATCACTTGCATCGTATTGCCGCTATTTCGGTCACCTTCCGTGGCCGCGGTGACGAATTCAAGGTCTGGACGCTGGGCGATGAAAATGCCGATGAAAAGGAAATTATCCAGCGCTTTTTCGACGGCATTGACCGTTACGCACCGACTATCGTGTCGTGGAACGGCGGCGGCTTCGACCTGCCGGTGATCCACTACCGTGCCATGCTGCACAAGATTTCCGCCCCGCGCTACTGGGACATGGGCGAGGATGACCAAAGCTTCAAGTGGAACAACTACATCAGCCGTTACCATACCCGCCATACCGACCTGATGGATTTGCTTGCCATGTACACCGGGCGTGCCAATGCACCGCTGGATGAGCTTGCCACCTTGTTTGGTTTCCCCGGCAAAATGGGCATGGACGGCTCCAAAGTCTGGGATGCTTATCAGGAAGGCCGTATCGCCGACATCCGCAACTATTGTGAAACCGACGTACTCAACACTTGGTTGGTGTATCTACGTTTCCAGCTCATGCGTGGTCACATTACCCACGAAAAATACGATCTGGAATGCGCACTGGTACGCAAGCACCTCCAGCATTCCGGCAAGGAACACCTGCAAGCCTTTGAATCCGCATGGGAGGCGGGTGCATGA
- the rlmD gene encoding 23S rRNA (uracil(1939)-C(5))-methyltransferase RlmD yields the protein MSRKKKPRGVQNSPLMDATIESLTLEGQGVARVDGKTVFIDGALPGEQVTFRYTSHKSKHDEGKVETILIPSPERVEPKCQHFGVCGGCSWQHIALDAQIRHKQQAMLDQLRRIGKVEPETVFDPLTAEGWAYRRKARLGARWVQKKGKALVGFREKQGGWLAELNRCEILHPTLGEHLLDFQQLVGSLEAKNTIPQIEVAVGDNATALVFRHMEALSDSDSAKLLNFAREFNYQLYLQPGGPDTVHCVWPEGAELHYEHPQFNTRVNFAPLDFVQVNQELNRKMVARALELLAPESTDTVLDLFCGLGNFTLPLARNAAQVIGVEGESVMVQRARAAAEANGIHNTDYFACNLMDEEALRHEPWLKRSYDKILLDPPRAGAKEVIAHISKLKAKRIVYVSCDPATLARDAGELVHTHGYRLLGAGVMDMFPHTSHVESIAVFGK from the coding sequence ATGAGTCGAAAGAAAAAACCGCGCGGCGTACAAAACAGCCCCTTGATGGACGCGACCATCGAATCCCTCACCCTCGAAGGCCAGGGCGTAGCCCGCGTGGATGGCAAGACTGTCTTCATTGATGGCGCATTACCCGGCGAACAGGTCACTTTCCGCTATACCTCGCACAAATCCAAACACGACGAAGGCAAGGTCGAAACCATCCTCATCCCTTCGCCCGAACGGGTTGAACCCAAGTGCCAGCACTTCGGCGTCTGCGGCGGCTGTAGCTGGCAACATATTGCACTGGATGCGCAAATCCGGCACAAACAGCAAGCCATGCTCGACCAGTTGCGCCGCATCGGTAAGGTAGAGCCGGAAACTGTATTCGACCCATTGACCGCCGAAGGCTGGGCATATCGCCGCAAGGCGCGTCTGGGCGCACGCTGGGTACAAAAGAAAGGGAAAGCACTGGTTGGTTTCCGCGAAAAGCAGGGCGGCTGGCTGGCTGAACTGAACCGTTGCGAAATCCTGCACCCTACGCTGGGTGAACATCTGCTCGATTTCCAGCAATTGGTTGGCAGTCTGGAGGCAAAAAACACCATTCCGCAAATCGAAGTGGCAGTCGGTGACAATGCAACAGCTTTGGTTTTCAGACACATGGAAGCACTTTCTGACAGTGATTCTGCAAAGCTGCTGAATTTTGCCCGCGAATTCAACTACCAACTCTACCTGCAACCGGGCGGGCCGGATACCGTGCATTGTGTGTGGCCGGAAGGCGCGGAACTCCACTACGAACACCCGCAGTTCAACACACGGGTTAACTTTGCGCCTTTGGATTTCGTCCAGGTCAATCAGGAGCTGAACCGCAAAATGGTGGCGCGTGCACTGGAGCTGCTGGCTCCCGAGTCAACTGACACGGTGTTGGATTTGTTCTGCGGCCTCGGCAATTTCACCCTGCCGTTAGCGCGTAACGCTGCCCAAGTGATCGGCGTGGAAGGCGAAAGCGTCATGGTGCAACGCGCCCGCGCTGCCGCTGAAGCCAACGGTATCCACAACACCGACTACTTCGCCTGCAACCTGATGGACGAAGAAGCACTCAGGCACGAACCCTGGCTGAAACGCAGCTACGACAAAATTCTGCTCGACCCGCCACGCGCCGGAGCCAAGGAAGTCATCGCCCATATCAGCAAGCTCAAGGCCAAACGTATCGTGTACGTTTCCTGTGACCCAGCGACACTGGCGCGGGATGCGGGCGAACTGGTGCATACCCATGGCTACCGGTTGCTGGGGGCTGGGGTGATGGACATGTTCCCGCATACCTCACACGTCGAGTCGATTGCCGTTTTTGGGAAATGA
- the ligA gene encoding NAD-dependent DNA ligase LigA, producing the protein MKEVEFTEQQMEKLREQLRYHNHRYYVLDDPEIPDVEYDRLFRELQALEAEHPQLVTPDSPTQRVGAAPLNEFGEIRHAIPMLSLGNVFSDEELLAFDKRIHDRLKSDDEIEYVAEPKLDGLAISLVYENGIFTRAATRGDGETGEDVTQNVRTIEAVPLRLLGEGWPSVLEVRGEIYMPKAGFNALNERLRNEGTKTFVNPRNAAAGSLRVLDSRITAQRPLTIFCYAVGQVEGGEMPTTHYAILRQLATWGFRVCPEIRVVQGAHGCLGFYREIGAKRDRLPYDIDGVVYKVNAIALQQDLGFVSRAPRWATAHKFPAQEETTVLEDVEFQVGRTGALTPVARLKPVFVGGVTVSNATLHNMDEIERKDVRIGDTVIVRRAGDVIPEVARVIVERRPQNARQIEMPTHCPVCGSDVQRPDGEAVFRCTGGLYCPAQVKEAIKHFASRKAMNIDGLGDKLVEQFFEQGLIRHVDDLYRLQAEQVAALERMGDKSADNLVKALEKSKATTLERFIFALGIREVGEATAKTLARHFGSLETLQTAKEETLKRVPDVGPVVAANIAQFFGEAHNRDTIQHLRELGVHWQNYAAQPPEALPLTGKTYVITGTLSRSRDEIKVDLEALGAKVAGSVSKKTTALIAGENAGSKLDKAQSLGVAVIGEDALSVLLGHS; encoded by the coding sequence ATGAAAGAAGTTGAATTCACGGAACAACAAATGGAAAAGTTGAGAGAACAGCTTCGCTATCATAACCATCGCTACTACGTGCTGGATGACCCGGAAATCCCGGATGTCGAATACGACCGCCTGTTCCGTGAGCTGCAAGCGCTGGAGGCTGAACATCCGCAACTGGTTACGCCGGATTCACCCACCCAACGGGTCGGGGCAGCACCCCTGAACGAATTCGGCGAAATCCGTCACGCCATCCCCATGCTGTCGTTGGGTAACGTGTTCAGTGATGAGGAACTGCTGGCTTTCGACAAGCGTATCCACGATCGTTTGAAGTCAGATGACGAAATCGAATACGTTGCCGAACCTAAGCTGGATGGCCTGGCTATCAGTCTGGTATACGAAAACGGGATATTCACCCGCGCGGCTACCCGGGGCGATGGCGAAACCGGCGAGGATGTAACCCAAAATGTGCGCACCATCGAAGCCGTTCCCCTACGTTTGTTGGGGGAGGGATGGCCGTCAGTATTGGAAGTTCGTGGCGAAATCTACATGCCCAAAGCCGGTTTCAACGCTCTGAACGAACGGCTACGCAATGAGGGTACGAAAACCTTCGTCAATCCACGCAATGCAGCAGCTGGCAGTTTGCGGGTGCTGGATTCGCGCATTACCGCGCAACGCCCGCTTACCATCTTCTGCTACGCCGTTGGGCAGGTGGAAGGTGGGGAAATGCCCACTACCCATTACGCGATTCTGCGGCAACTCGCGACATGGGGTTTTCGCGTTTGCCCGGAAATCCGCGTAGTACAGGGCGCGCACGGCTGCCTTGGGTTCTACCGTGAGATTGGCGCAAAACGCGACCGTTTGCCCTATGACATTGACGGGGTGGTTTATAAGGTCAATGCCATCGCTCTGCAACAGGACTTGGGGTTTGTCAGTCGCGCCCCGCGCTGGGCTACCGCGCACAAATTCCCCGCGCAGGAAGAAACGACTGTGCTGGAAGACGTTGAATTCCAGGTCGGGCGCACTGGCGCGCTTACCCCGGTCGCGCGTCTCAAGCCGGTTTTTGTTGGTGGTGTTACTGTCAGTAACGCCACCCTGCACAACATGGATGAAATCGAACGCAAGGATGTACGTATTGGCGATACCGTGATCGTGCGCCGGGCAGGGGATGTCATTCCCGAAGTCGCCCGCGTGATTGTAGAACGCCGCCCGCAGAATGCCCGCCAAATTGAAATGCCGACCCACTGCCCGGTTTGTGGCTCTGACGTGCAACGCCCTGATGGCGAGGCTGTTTTCCGTTGCACAGGTGGCCTGTACTGCCCGGCTCAGGTCAAGGAGGCCATCAAGCACTTCGCCTCACGCAAGGCCATGAATATCGACGGTTTGGGCGACAAGCTGGTGGAGCAGTTTTTCGAGCAGGGCCTGATCCGCCACGTCGACGACCTGTACCGCTTGCAAGCCGAGCAGGTCGCGGCGTTGGAGCGCATGGGGGACAAGTCAGCTGATAACCTGGTCAAGGCACTGGAAAAGAGCAAAGCAACCACGCTGGAACGTTTCATTTTTGCCTTGGGTATCCGTGAAGTAGGGGAAGCCACCGCCAAGACCCTGGCGCGTCATTTCGGCTCGCTGGAAACCCTGCAAACAGCTAAAGAGGAAACCTTGAAACGGGTTCCCGATGTCGGCCCTGTGGTCGCTGCCAATATCGCGCAGTTTTTTGGGGAAGCGCACAACCGCGACACTATCCAACATCTGCGTGAACTTGGTGTTCACTGGCAGAATTACGCGGCGCAACCACCGGAAGCCTTGCCGCTGACAGGCAAGACTTACGTTATTACAGGCACGCTAAGCCGTTCCCGCGACGAAATCAAGGTTGACCTGGAAGCCTTAGGAGCGAAAGTGGCAGGCAGTGTATCCAAAAAAACCACCGCACTGATTGCGGGTGAAAATGCTGGTTCTAAGCTGGATAAGGCGCAAAGTCTGGGTGTGGCGGTGATTGGCGAAGACGCTTTGTCGGTCTTGTTAGGCCATTCATGA
- a CDS encoding integrase arm-type DNA-binding domain-containing protein has translation MPITNTQADNAKPQATLYRLNDGNGLQLEIRPTGRKFWIYRYRHPGTKKPTVYTMGEYPQVSIKRARAALLEAKALISDGVDPNTQKQRDRMRGQGETFLDVAREWYEKRLPKWTPANAEQTWKSLELDVLPHIGGRIITELEPPDLLLVIRRIEGRGGRLTRLKRYWRGYAQYSPMIRARELSDSLNAFTVWRTRQPLALGIERQIFQHVAAHHLSASKRVVQKLLRQHTCHRAYLQAVGQGGQRLNLDGSEAGAIHQAEREHAARVLAALPKA, from the coding sequence ATGCCCATCACCAACACCCAAGCCGACAACGCCAAACCACAAGCCACCCTATACCGCCTGAATGACGGCAACGGCCTGCAACTGGAAATCAGGCCAACCGGGCGAAAGTTCTGGATATACCGCTACCGCCACCCAGGCACGAAAAAGCCAACCGTCTACACCATGGGCGAATACCCGCAGGTTTCCATCAAGCGGGCGCGGGCGGCATTACTGGAAGCCAAGGCGCTGATCAGTGACGGGGTAGACCCCAACACCCAAAAGCAACGCGACAGGATGCGCGGGCAGGGTGAAACCTTCCTGGACGTGGCGCGGGAATGGTACGAAAAGCGCTTGCCGAAGTGGACGCCAGCCAATGCCGAACAGACATGGAAAAGCCTGGAGCTGGATGTGTTGCCACATATCGGCGGGCGCATCATCACGGAACTTGAACCGCCTGATTTGCTGCTGGTGATCCGGCGCATAGAGGGACGGGGGGGGCGCTTAACAAGGCTGAAAAGGTACTGGCGCGGTTACGCTCAATATTCACCTATGATCAGGGCGCGTGAACTGTCGGACTCCCTGAACGCCTTCACTGTCTGGCGCACCCGCCAACCCTTGGCGCTGGGCATTGAGCGGCAAATCTTCCAGCACGTCGCGGCGCATCACCTATCCGCCAGCAAGCGCGTAGTGCAAAAGCTGTTGCGCCAGCACACCTGCCACCGCGCCTACCTGCAAGCCGTGGGGCAGGGTGGGCAACGCCTCAATCTGGACGGCAGCGAAGCGGGCGCAATCCACCAAGCGGAACGGGAACACGCGGCGCGGGTGTTGGCGGCATTGCCGAAAGCCTGA